The nucleotide sequence ATTAAAGCTGAAACTTCAGGTACTGCATTACTGGCAGTTAATATTGTTTTAACCATTAGATAGAGAGATTGTTCTATGTATAGAATATTGTTTAACCAACTAAAATAGCCGTCCCAGGTAACACCGAGAAGAGAGAGTAATTCCCCAAGGAACAATAGAACACCTAAATATATAGAATTCCATACAACTACGTAAATTGAGTCAGTAATCAGTCTCGGTGCCCATTTTTTTACACCGTATACAGGTACTGGTAATGCGTAAATTGCAGCACCAATAAAATAAGTCAATGACGCTAATAACTGTGAATAAAATAAAAGTTGAAAAGGATTTAGCATTCATGACACCTGAGAAGCTATATAAGATATTAGATAGAATATCGTACTTCCTATTGCGAGAAAGAACGCAGCTATTATAGCGTCTTCTAATAAGTCTTGTCCTCCTCTTTTTATCCTGAAAATAGGTATAGGCGATCCTCTAAGAGCCCAACCTATAGCCCATGCCAATATAAATAAACTCCAACCTATCTCTGTAACTGTACTTGTTAAATTTTCAATAAAGGTTACAAGGGTCATTTATCATTCAGGATAAATATTTAATAAATCAATGGGACAGAGCCGAGTGTAAGTTTTTACGTGAGATAACTCCTAATATGATATCTGCAACATCCTCCGGTAATAAGTAGCTTGTATTTATTACTAGGTCGAAAACCGACAAGTCTAATATGTCTATACCATAATATCTCAAAAACCTTTCCCTATGACTCCTCTCACGTTTTATAATTTGAATTATTGCCTCGTCTTCAGAAATATGATCTCTGCTAGCTATTCTCTTGGCTCTAACATCAAGAGGAGCCCTTAAATATATAGAGAGATCAGATAGATTATGAAACAACCAACCTCCTATATGGGACTCGATTATTACATTGTCTTGACTTTTAATTAATTTGAACATCTCTAAATCTATTTTTTTATCTATTTCGAAATCGTCTTCAGCTAACTTATTTAATTTTACAATATCTATGTTCATCCGCTTAGCTAGATCTCTAAAAATTAAACCCGCTGATACGTATTTAATTGAAAGCTTTGATGATAATATTTTTGCTACAGAAGATTTACCGCTACCAGGCGGACCACTTATTATAATTTTCATGAAATCCCTCTTATAGTCATTTTAATTAGAGATTCTAGGCATTTATGACATAAGTATCCGCCATAAACCCTTTCTGGTCTTTTCTCCGTCTTGCTATATTTATACGTATAATTATTTTTCACGCCATTTAATGGTTTCTTACACATACCACAGCGTGCAATATTGTCTTTTCTTCTTTCATAATGTATCGTTGATTTCCCAGAGGGTAGCTTAACAAAGACTTTCCTAAATGACCCTGATCTTTGTTGTGGTGAAGGCATAATAAAATGTTCAGATTATAGCTTAAATAAGCTTTGGTCTTCTCAACGATAGAGGAGTAAATACCAAAAATGATACTATGTAAACAATTAATGTACTTATAGCTGGTTTACCGCCTACAGCAGCTGTTAATGGTGACTCATAGGGAAAATATACATATGGTGGCACTATCAAGTATAAAATGAGGAATAACCCCACTATGTAAGTGGCCATCATAAGCATAGATTGCAAAAACATGTAGCCACGAAGCTTAGATTCATATACGTTTAATTCTTTTGAAACACTCTTCATAGCTTTACTTCTCCTTTTAGGAGAAGAAATAGAAGAAATTCTTTGTTCATACTTCTTAATATATTCAATAGTACTCTTCATCCTCGATTGAAGATAGAACCTGTATGCCAAATAGACTATCATATTTAAAACGAAAGATATACCAATTATGTAAAAAATTGTTATCATAGAAGTTCACACAATTACTTCATAGACCTTATTATCTCATTAGCTGCTATACTAGGATCTCCTTCCACGTTTACAATTACCTTAACAGTAGAACCGGCTAATACTGCAGAAGCAGTAGCTGCATATCTAGCGAAGTTTATGGTTTCTAATATAACTGATTCGTCACTATAATCATTTCTATTCCTTGTTGTATCTCTCTTTTGCCTTGATAATATTATCTTAGGATCAGCTTCCAGTAAAAAGATAACAGACGGATTTATTTCTGTAATTACATATGACGGTAAACCAGGTAAATATCCAGAGGGTGTACGTATCACAGCATGCGTATCTATGAACAGATATCCTTCTCCACCTGCTCTTGCCTCTTCAGCTATACCTTTAGCCGCATCAATCTGCAATTTCTTCTGCTTTTCTACAGATAATTTTCTCATTTCGTCTCTATCTTTAGCATAGCCTAATTTTAATGCTGTTGCTAACATAAAATCTCCATAATTTATGATCTTGTTATTTATACCTTGATTATCCAATATCTCTTTAACTTTAGCCAAGACAGTACTTTTCCCTACACCAGGAATTCCAGTTACAATACCAATCTTCATACCTTACTCACCCACAATTCTCTTTAACAATGGATACATCTCTAATGTTCTCTCATACGCTAATAAGTTATAGTACTGCATAGCTATGGTAATAGCTAATAATAGACCTACACCTGTACCATAAGTACCCAAGAAAGTTGCTACTACAGCAATTAAACCTACAATTAAAGAACTAAAGAAGCCCAATGCATATATATACTTGCTTAATATCCCCTCTATTATCCTTGGATTAGTTCTCATTCCAGGTATTTCTATACCGGATCTAATCATTTGCTCAGCCTGTGTCTTAGGATCTAATCCTGCAACATCTATCCATAACATACCGAAAACTATTGAGAGAACAATAAATACTGCAGCATATATTGCTGCTCCTACTGGATCTACTACTAAAGCATATACACTATGAGGAACTCCCTGCGGCGGGAAGAAAAATGCGTTAGCAATATCTGTAAGTATTCCTGAGGCTGAATTTGAAATGGAATTTGCTAAAGATGCAAAAAGTTGAATATCAGCACCTAACACGCTTACAAATATAACAGGTATGCTACTTACATATAGAAAGTTCAGTGGAACTGTTGTTCTTATTCCCCTTAATCTTTGAGTTGTAACGGGAATGTAAATGTTAGTATTAACCAAATATACTATCAGGATAGTTAAACCAACAGTAGCTATCAAACCAATTAAATCTGGTTGATATGGAGTCGTAGAGCTTGTATTTAGGACTATTTCTTGTAAGTTCCTTCCCGATGTGATATAACTTACTAATAGAGGGAAGAAACCTACAGGTAAGTTCTGACTCTGTACGGAGACTATTCCAAACATGTTCCAAAATATCACTTTCATAATTCCTGCCATTATGAACAAACTTACACCAGATCCTAGTCCCCAACCTTTTTGTATCATCTCGTCAAGCAAGAGTATAATGTAGCTTGCAATTATTAGCTGGACAACCACTATTATAGGTAGTAATATATTACTTGTAGCCCTAGTAAAAACATATCCGAATAAAGAAGACTCCACTATAATAAAAATTAGCGCCAATGCTTTTTCTGCCTGTGTAAATTTAGATTTCCCTTCTTGAGTTGTTAAATCTACATTTATTAGTTTAGAACCAACAAGTATCTGCATTATTAAACC is from Sulfolobus acidocaldarius DSM 639 and encodes:
- the secY gene encoding preprotein translocase subunit SecY, which translates into the protein MGFMDFLAKMGENLPAVSKPKDKPTLTRKLLWTFIGLIVYLLMASIPLYGVTSSNSFLSNFLAQQIIFASSQGTLAQLGIGPVITSGLIMQILVGSKLINVDLTTQEGKSKFTQAEKALALIFIIVESSLFGYVFTRATSNILLPIIVVVQLIIASYIILLLDEMIQKGWGLGSGVSLFIMAGIMKVIFWNMFGIVSVQSQNLPVGFFPLLVSYITSGRNLQEIVLNTSSTTPYQPDLIGLIATVGLTILIVYLVNTNIYIPVTTQRLRGIRTTVPLNFLYVSSIPVIFVSVLGADIQLFASLANSISNSASGILTDIANAFFFPPQGVPHSVYALVVDPVGAAIYAAVFIVLSIVFGMLWIDVAGLDPKTQAEQMIRSGIEIPGMRTNPRIIEGILSKYIYALGFFSSLIVGLIAVVATFLGTYGTGVGLLLAITIAMQYYNLLAYERTLEMYPLLKRIVGE
- a CDS encoding adenylate kinase, whose translation is MKIGIVTGIPGVGKSTVLAKVKEILDNQGINNKIINYGDFMLATALKLGYAKDRDEMRKLSVEKQKKLQIDAAKGIAEEARAGGEGYLFIDTHAVIRTPSGYLPGLPSYVITEINPSVIFLLEADPKIILSRQKRDTTRNRNDYSDESVILETINFARYAATASAVLAGSTVKVIVNVEGDPSIAANEIIRSMK
- the cmk gene encoding (d)CMP kinase, translated to MKIIISGPPGSGKSSVAKILSSKLSIKYVSAGLIFRDLAKRMNIDIVKLNKLAEDDFEIDKKIDLEMFKLIKSQDNVIIESHIGGWLFHNLSDLSIYLRAPLDVRAKRIASRDHISEDEAIIQIIKRERSHRERFLRYYGIDILDLSVFDLVINTSYLLPEDVADIILGVISRKNLHSALSH
- a CDS encoding 50S ribosomal protein L34e; the encoded protein is MPSPQQRSGSFRKVFVKLPSGKSTIHYERRKDNIARCGMCKKPLNGVKNNYTYKYSKTEKRPERVYGGYLCHKCLESLIKMTIRGIS
- the cedA1 gene encoding DNA import protein CedA1, giving the protein MTLVTFIENLTSTVTEIGWSLFILAWAIGWALRGSPIPIFRIKRGGQDLLEDAIIAAFFLAIGSTIFYLISYIASQVS